In Halorhabdus tiamatea SARL4B, a genomic segment contains:
- a CDS encoding MFS transporter has product MNNRRRWTAAIFTFVLGDAIALQMRGAVLPRVAADFEIPEALLGLVAPAGTLGFLLAVLAVGLVAGHLPIRRTMLAGLGVAIFALLAMALAPVYVLFLGFLLIQGTADGVGRALDRPVLSHLYPDQRGRTFNLYAMAWAVGGASAPLLANAVIAVADWRLVFSLVAALFVVPVALLARATDLESVAGERQLTVARLREVMSDPAVLGMAAALVFSGGIEGSLFTWLPYFASQRVTESQANLVLSGVLVSYIPARAAYGLVIERFEYLAVTFVLAVVATPLVYLAFTTESIAVFVAAIVATGVAVSSFFPTLSAFGVDEHPAYSGPISAIATGANYLGMSLFPPLVGLASSYVGLGTALSLLAGAFVCLGAIIAATAWQRRASPSS; this is encoded by the coding sequence GTGAACAACCGGAGGCGCTGGACGGCCGCGATCTTCACGTTCGTTCTCGGGGACGCTATCGCGCTCCAGATGCGCGGGGCAGTCCTCCCGCGGGTCGCGGCGGACTTCGAGATTCCGGAGGCGCTGCTGGGACTGGTCGCGCCGGCGGGGACGCTGGGCTTTCTGCTGGCCGTGCTTGCGGTCGGGCTGGTCGCGGGTCACCTCCCGATCAGGCGGACGATGCTCGCCGGGTTGGGGGTGGCCATCTTCGCGTTGCTTGCGATGGCACTCGCACCAGTCTACGTCCTCTTTCTGGGCTTTCTGTTGATCCAGGGGACGGCCGACGGCGTCGGGCGCGCGCTGGATCGACCCGTGCTCAGTCACCTCTACCCCGACCAGCGGGGCCGCACCTTCAATCTCTATGCGATGGCGTGGGCGGTCGGCGGCGCGAGCGCACCGCTGCTTGCGAACGCCGTGATCGCCGTCGCGGACTGGCGGTTGGTCTTTTCCCTCGTGGCCGCGCTGTTCGTCGTCCCGGTCGCCTTGCTCGCCCGCGCGACTGACCTGGAATCGGTCGCCGGCGAACGACAGCTAACGGTCGCACGGTTGCGAGAGGTTATGAGCGATCCGGCCGTCCTCGGGATGGCCGCCGCGCTGGTGTTCAGCGGCGGCATCGAGGGGAGCCTCTTCACCTGGCTGCCCTATTTCGCCAGCCAGCGCGTGACCGAGTCACAGGCCAACCTCGTGCTCTCGGGCGTGCTCGTCTCCTACATTCCGGCCCGGGCCGCCTACGGACTCGTCATCGAGCGCTTCGAGTACCTCGCGGTGACGTTCGTGCTGGCTGTCGTCGCGACGCCGCTGGTCTATCTGGCGTTCACCACGGAGTCCATCGCAGTGTTCGTCGCCGCGATCGTCGCGACAGGGGTAGCGGTGAGCAGCTTCTTCCCGACGCTTTCGGCCTTCGGCGTCGACGAACACCCGGCATACAGCGGCCCGATCAGTGCGATCGCGACCGGCGCGAACTACCTCGGCATGTCGCTGTTCCCGCCGCTGGTCGGCCTGGCCAGCAGCTACGTCGGACTCGGGACGGCGCTGTCCCTGTTGGCCGGCGCGTTCGTCTGTCTCGGGGCGATCATCGCAGCGACGGCCTGGCAGCGACGCGCCAGCCCGTCCAGCTGA
- a CDS encoding TrmB family transcriptional regulator has translation MDEEELRDALENTGLTSYQSDAYLAVLELGVAAAVKVARNCSVPVSQIYKVLRDLEEKGFVETIERDQLHVRPRDPDVVLEELRSTGQLLQQAADDIEDRWEQPQLYDDDGGVVKHQETLLERAKEAIEGSEMLIEIVLTPAQFETLHPALVRARENGVIVRVTLYDEQESVEIATDIDVEAAVSELRLSYIPGPFLAVVDRDRCFFTPDASVSDQHGLLVEDEMLSFIFHWYFYTCNWALNDRAYVDTTSGWTYVTLEEFVRDFAVLLDGGVDVSLTVTGYDNGQGEIRTISGLVSDISYPNDFRKSGPPTIEQLSGSLTVLLDLGTETYELGSWGAVYEDMEVYRIEIDDITLSGIDDDLSKSAQPIPLP, from the coding sequence ATGGATGAAGAAGAACTTCGGGACGCCTTAGAGAACACGGGGTTGACGTCGTATCAGTCCGACGCCTACCTCGCGGTTCTCGAACTCGGGGTCGCGGCTGCGGTAAAAGTCGCCCGGAACTGCTCGGTGCCCGTCTCACAGATCTACAAAGTGCTGCGGGACCTCGAGGAGAAGGGGTTCGTCGAGACGATCGAACGCGACCAACTCCACGTGCGCCCGCGAGATCCGGACGTCGTCCTCGAAGAACTCCGCTCGACTGGCCAACTCCTCCAGCAGGCCGCCGACGACATCGAGGACCGCTGGGAGCAACCGCAACTGTACGACGATGACGGGGGTGTCGTCAAACATCAGGAGACTCTCTTAGAGCGAGCGAAGGAGGCCATCGAGGGGAGTGAAATGCTCATCGAGATAGTGCTGACACCCGCCCAGTTCGAAACGCTACATCCTGCGCTGGTGCGTGCACGGGAGAACGGTGTCATTGTGCGGGTAACGCTGTACGACGAACAGGAGTCTGTCGAGATCGCGACCGATATCGACGTCGAGGCCGCCGTCTCGGAACTCCGCCTGTCGTACATCCCCGGTCCGTTCCTCGCCGTCGTCGACCGTGACCGTTGTTTCTTCACGCCGGACGCCAGTGTCTCTGATCAGCACGGCCTCCTCGTCGAGGACGAGATGCTCTCGTTTATCTTCCACTGGTACTTCTATACCTGCAACTGGGCGCTCAACGACCGAGCCTACGTCGATACCACCAGCGGATGGACCTACGTCACCTTAGAGGAGTTCGTCCGTGACTTCGCTGTCCTGCTTGACGGCGGCGTCGATGTCTCGCTCACAGTGACCGGCTACGACAACGGCCAGGGGGAAATTCGGACGATCTCCGGTCTCGTCAGCGATATCTCCTACCCCAATGACTTCCGCAAGAGCGGACCGCCGACGATCGAACAACTCTCGGGGTCGCTCACCGTGCTGCTCGACCTCGGCACTGAAACGTACGAACTTGGGAGTTGGGGGGCTGTCTACGAGGATATGGAGGTCTATCGCATCGAGATCGACGACATTACGCTGTCGGGGATCGACGACGACCTCTCGAAGTCCGCACAACCGATTCCCCTGCCGTGA
- a CDS encoding universal stress protein: MGETILLPVDESPLSARAIEFAGREHPEATVHLLHALDQVESNYDFDGTSLSASPDGQSGRIIENGRRVLADARESAAATGLDVAATELASGRPASQITTYAAEHGVDHIVMGSHGRTGLSRILLGSVTERVLRNSTVPVTVVR, from the coding sequence ATGGGCGAGACAATCCTGCTCCCGGTCGACGAGTCACCGCTGTCGGCTCGGGCGATCGAATTCGCCGGCCGAGAGCATCCCGAAGCGACGGTCCACCTGTTGCACGCCCTCGATCAGGTCGAATCGAACTACGACTTCGACGGGACGTCGCTCTCTGCAAGTCCGGACGGTCAGTCCGGACGCATCATCGAGAACGGTCGGCGCGTCCTCGCGGACGCCCGCGAGTCGGCGGCAGCGACGGGGCTCGACGTCGCGGCGACCGAACTCGCGAGTGGCCGGCCAGCCAGTCAGATCACGACCTACGCCGCCGAACACGGCGTCGATCACATCGTGATGGGAAGCCACGGGCGGACGGGACTGTCGCGCATCCTGCTGGGTAGCGTCACGGAGCGCGTCCTCCGAAACTCGACCGTCCCGGTGACTGTGGTTCGGTGA
- the serA gene encoding phosphoglycerate dehydrogenase: MKVLVTDPIDDAGLARLRSAGLDVETDFDIDTAGVLEKIGDVDAMLIRGTEITREVFENAPNLKIVSRAGIGVDNIDIPAATDHGVIVANAPRGNVYAAAEHTIGLAFNAAKQIPQAHMQVAAGGWDGEAFDALELGDMTAGIVGLGRLGQEVAWRLDNLGMDLVAYDPYLGEARARQMGIELLELDELLERVDMLSVQARLTDETRGLIGPEEIDRFGGDLVVLTSRGGIVDEPALADAVESGEIAAAGVDVFSTEPPEDNPLLDVDNVVVTPHLGAKTHNAQVNVAVTAADSIISALEGDLVQNALNLSSTDASSDPRTRGFVDVAETASKIALRLFDGRVESIEIEYAGELADEDTDLVTAAVFNPFGWQDVVVDAPTRIAEQRGIQVVESKRRETEDYQSLVSITVSDGGSELTVSGTLFGDNEPRLVEIDGFRVDATPYGHMLISRNRDEPGVIGALGGIFGEHGINIAGMANARESIDGEAMSVYNLDEPVTPELLDELESDSRVTGVTAIDLD, from the coding sequence ATGAAGGTACTGGTCACGGACCCGATCGACGACGCCGGGCTGGCACGCCTCCGGAGTGCCGGCCTCGACGTCGAGACCGACTTCGACATCGACACTGCCGGCGTCCTCGAGAAGATCGGGGACGTCGACGCCATGCTCATCCGCGGGACGGAGATCACCCGCGAGGTATTCGAGAACGCACCCAACCTCAAGATCGTCTCGCGAGCGGGCATCGGCGTCGACAACATCGACATCCCCGCGGCGACCGACCACGGCGTCATCGTCGCCAACGCCCCCCGCGGGAACGTCTACGCCGCCGCCGAACACACGATCGGGCTGGCATTCAACGCCGCCAAGCAGATCCCACAGGCCCACATGCAGGTCGCCGCAGGTGGGTGGGACGGCGAGGCGTTTGACGCGCTCGAACTCGGCGACATGACCGCCGGGATCGTCGGCCTCGGCCGACTCGGCCAAGAGGTTGCCTGGCGGCTGGACAACCTCGGCATGGATCTGGTCGCCTACGACCCCTATCTCGGGGAAGCCCGAGCGCGCCAAATGGGGATCGAACTCCTCGAACTCGACGAACTGCTCGAACGCGTCGACATGCTCTCGGTCCAGGCCCGACTCACCGACGAGACACGCGGGCTGATCGGCCCCGAGGAGATCGATCGCTTCGGCGGCGATCTGGTCGTGTTGACCTCGCGTGGCGGTATCGTCGACGAACCAGCCCTCGCCGACGCCGTCGAGTCCGGCGAGATTGCGGCCGCCGGCGTGGACGTCTTCTCGACGGAGCCACCCGAGGACAACCCGCTGCTCGACGTCGATAACGTCGTCGTGACGCCCCATCTCGGCGCGAAGACCCACAACGCCCAGGTCAACGTCGCCGTCACGGCCGCCGACAGCATCATCTCGGCGCTCGAAGGTGACCTGGTTCAGAACGCCCTCAATCTCTCCTCGACGGACGCGAGTTCGGATCCCCGGACCCGCGGGTTCGTCGACGTCGCCGAGACCGCGAGCAAGATCGCCCTCCGGCTGTTCGACGGTCGCGTCGAGTCCATCGAGATCGAGTACGCCGGCGAGCTAGCCGACGAGGATACCGACCTCGTCACCGCAGCCGTGTTCAACCCCTTCGGCTGGCAGGACGTCGTCGTCGACGCGCCGACCCGGATCGCCGAACAGCGCGGCATCCAGGTCGTCGAGAGCAAGCGCCGTGAGACCGAGGACTACCAGAGCCTGGTCTCGATCACCGTCAGCGACGGGGGGAGCGAACTCACCGTCAGCGGGACGCTGTTTGGCGACAACGAGCCCCGGCTTGTCGAGATCGACGGCTTCCGGGTCGACGCAACGCCCTACGGTCACATGCTGATCTCGCGCAACCGCGACGAACCGGGCGTCATCGGCGCGCTCGGAGGCATCTTCGGCGAGCACGGCATCAACATCGCCGGGATGGCCAACGCCCGCGAGTCCATCGACGGTGAAGCGATGTCGGTCTACAACCTCGACGAACCCGTCACACCCGAGTTGCTCGACGAACTCGAATCAGATTCCCGTGTCACGGGCGTGACGGCGATCGACCTGGACTAG
- a CDS encoding M48 family metallopeptidase — MLVYHALFVTLLVGTTGFFTALAALNVRHAERTVAEEADLVTDRLGIDDPEELLAYNRLGTALGQLQTWMTLVFVLVALYAGVYADAVAALEATGWPPFVRGTALVVGTVLALQAFTLPFDVVETFVVEDLFEFNQQTLRLYVRDQLVSLVVTVVLVGVLAAAVFLAIDALGGLWWVGAWALFVGFSLLMQVLYPRVIAPLFNDFDPIESGDLHDAVTDVFDRAGFDTDAIYEMDASRRSSHANAYFIGFGRTKRVVLFDTLLEQLSISSVQAVLAHELAHYDRGHIWTQLGASVLWMGALLLGASLLVEATWLYEMFEIAGQPVYAGLLLAVLWLTPVSQLSAPLTNRLSLAHEREADAFAVEVMGAEPMADALADLTGENLSNPFPHPLYETFHYDHPPVPKRLQHIRTVADESEETAA, encoded by the coding sequence ATGCTCGTCTATCACGCCCTTTTCGTCACGTTGCTGGTCGGGACGACCGGCTTTTTCACCGCGCTCGCCGCGTTGAACGTCCGCCACGCCGAACGGACCGTCGCCGAGGAAGCGGATCTCGTGACTGATCGTCTCGGGATCGACGATCCCGAGGAGTTACTCGCGTACAACCGACTCGGCACGGCCCTGGGACAACTCCAGACCTGGATGACGCTCGTCTTCGTCCTGGTGGCCCTTTACGCGGGCGTCTACGCCGACGCCGTCGCGGCCCTGGAGGCGACAGGTTGGCCACCCTTCGTTCGCGGGACTGCCCTCGTCGTCGGGACCGTTCTCGCACTCCAGGCGTTCACCCTCCCGTTCGATGTCGTCGAGACGTTCGTCGTCGAGGACCTCTTCGAGTTCAATCAGCAGACGCTACGCCTCTACGTCCGGGATCAACTCGTCTCGCTGGTCGTGACGGTCGTGCTGGTCGGCGTCCTCGCCGCGGCGGTCTTCCTCGCCATCGACGCGCTGGGCGGGCTGTGGTGGGTCGGCGCCTGGGCGTTGTTCGTCGGCTTTTCGTTGCTCATGCAGGTGCTGTACCCGCGCGTGATCGCGCCGCTGTTCAACGACTTCGACCCGATCGAGTCCGGCGATCTCCACGATGCAGTGACTGACGTCTTCGACCGTGCGGGCTTCGACACCGACGCGATCTACGAGATGGACGCCAGTCGGCGGTCGTCTCATGCCAACGCCTACTTCATAGGCTTCGGCCGGACCAAGCGGGTCGTGCTGTTCGACACCCTGCTCGAGCAACTGTCAATCTCCTCGGTGCAGGCTGTCCTCGCCCACGAACTCGCCCATTACGATCGCGGCCACATCTGGACGCAACTCGGCGCGAGCGTCCTCTGGATGGGGGCGTTGCTGCTCGGCGCGTCGCTGCTGGTCGAAGCGACGTGGCTCTACGAGATGTTCGAGATTGCTGGCCAGCCGGTCTACGCCGGATTACTCCTGGCCGTGCTGTGGCTCACGCCTGTTTCCCAGCTTTCCGCGCCGCTCACCAACCGGCTGTCGCTCGCACACGAGCGCGAGGCCGACGCCTTCGCGGTCGAGGTCATGGGTGCCGAACCGATGGCCGACGCGCTCGCCGATCTGACGGGCGAGAACCTCTCGAACCCGTTTCCCCATCCCCTCTACGAGACGTTCCACTACGATCACCCACCCGTCCCAAAACGGCTGCAACACATCCGAACGGTAGCCGACGAATCCGAAGAGACGGCGGCCTAG
- a CDS encoding J domain-containing protein has translation MHRSRFIVALAAAFGAMTVALALAGVLYNLAILAPAAVFGAVTSLLWMHGTGRLAARVYRRVERQAATNGGPSGSRSAEQRERAGRRRRSRRAENRRTAGRERRANATRPNRSEPEEMSRREASRVLGVEAGADQETIKRAYRERVKDVHPDAADGDTQAFKRVRTAYERLEE, from the coding sequence GTGCACCGTTCGCGGTTCATCGTCGCCCTCGCCGCGGCGTTCGGCGCGATGACGGTCGCTCTCGCTCTCGCGGGAGTCCTGTATAATCTCGCGATCCTGGCACCAGCCGCGGTGTTCGGTGCGGTGACGTCCCTCCTCTGGATGCACGGGACCGGCCGACTGGCCGCCCGCGTCTACCGTCGCGTCGAACGACAGGCGGCGACCAACGGCGGTCCGTCAGGGTCGCGGAGCGCGGAGCAACGGGAGCGAGCCGGTCGCCGTCGACGGTCACGACGTGCCGAGAACCGGCGAACGGCCGGCCGCGAGCGGCGCGCGAACGCGACGCGTCCGAATCGCTCGGAACCGGAGGAGATGTCTCGACGGGAAGCCTCCCGCGTGCTCGGCGTCGAGGCCGGGGCCGACCAGGAGACGATCAAGCGAGCGTACCGCGAGCGCGTCAAGGACGTCCACCCCGACGCTGCCGACGGCGACACCCAGGCGTTCAAGCGCGTCCGGACCGCCTACGAGCGTCTCGAAGAATGA
- a CDS encoding NAD+ synthase: protein MSETEAITQGDSPLDLSLSATELEGRREHITDFIADQLDTAGVERAVLGLSGGVDSSLVAHLAVEAIGAENLHGLVMPSSVNDEATMSDAERVAMDLGIEYDVIEINPIVDSFLDVYPEAEGEKMAVGNVRVRARAVLNYLVANTENALVLGTGNRTESLTGYFTKYGDGAVDCHPIANLYKQQVRQLARHVGVPQGIAERTPTAGMWVDQTDEAELGVEYDTLDSILALAIEGKVGTSATARIVGVDREIVERVRSLYEQSGHKRSLPPTPEPL from the coding sequence ATGTCAGAAACCGAGGCGATCACGCAAGGAGACTCGCCACTGGATCTGTCGCTATCAGCGACGGAACTCGAGGGGCGGCGCGAACACATCACGGACTTCATCGCGGACCAGCTCGATACCGCCGGGGTCGAGCGGGCGGTGTTGGGCCTCTCCGGTGGCGTCGACAGCTCGCTGGTCGCCCATCTCGCCGTCGAGGCTATCGGGGCCGAAAACCTCCACGGGCTCGTGATGCCGAGTTCGGTCAACGACGAGGCGACGATGAGCGACGCCGAACGCGTGGCGATGGATCTGGGCATCGAGTACGACGTCATCGAGATCAACCCCATCGTCGATTCGTTCCTCGATGTCTATCCGGAAGCAGAAGGCGAGAAGATGGCGGTCGGGAACGTTCGCGTCCGTGCGCGCGCAGTGCTCAACTACCTCGTCGCCAACACCGAGAACGCGCTGGTTCTGGGGACGGGCAATCGCACCGAGTCGTTGACGGGCTACTTCACGAAGTACGGCGACGGGGCCGTCGACTGCCATCCGATCGCGAACCTCTACAAACAGCAGGTCCGCCAGCTGGCGCGCCACGTCGGCGTCCCCCAGGGGATCGCCGAGCGCACGCCGACCGCCGGTATGTGGGTCGACCAGACCGACGAAGCGGAACTCGGTGTCGAGTACGACACGCTCGATTCGATCCTCGCACTGGCAATCGAGGGCAAAGTCGGAACGAGTGCGACAGCCAGGATCGTCGGCGTGGATAGAGAGATTGTCGAGCGCGTGCGTTCCCTTTACGAGCAAAGTGGTCACAAGCGCTCTCTGCCCCCGACCCCAGAGCCGCTGTGA
- a CDS encoding DUF7114 family protein has protein sequence MQEAAVVRRTAKDVLEDVEPERLHDRIVSRLDESPMRAGVLTVQCARAVLERRGTGGTRPVFERPDDPLADEIARRAVGAQLIYEGLRLTRSLSQDPPWLSGRKEAGDLDVLIADILVARGFHLLARTEAADEAVATVQAFGRDQTVRRETDDPLLDHNLEADVYELATVAGTTAVGGQPSPSLREYAGSLARKARTNGGTAEPETDQLARLVSVDSAPGDGVRTSADH, from the coding sequence ATGCAGGAAGCCGCGGTGGTCCGCCGGACCGCGAAGGACGTCCTCGAGGACGTCGAGCCCGAGCGGCTGCACGATCGGATCGTGTCCAGGCTCGACGAGAGTCCGATGAGGGCCGGTGTTCTCACGGTACAGTGTGCGCGTGCCGTTCTCGAACGTCGCGGGACCGGTGGGACTCGACCCGTCTTCGAGCGACCCGACGATCCGCTGGCGGATGAGATCGCCCGACGCGCTGTCGGCGCTCAACTCATCTACGAGGGACTGAGACTGACTCGATCGCTCTCTCAGGACCCGCCGTGGCTCTCGGGTCGAAAGGAAGCCGGTGATCTGGACGTACTGATCGCCGACATCCTGGTCGCCAGGGGCTTTCACCTTCTGGCGCGGACGGAGGCCGCTGACGAGGCCGTCGCGACGGTCCAGGCGTTTGGCCGTGACCAGACCGTCAGGCGGGAGACCGACGACCCATTGCTGGATCACAACCTCGAGGCCGACGTCTACGAACTGGCAACCGTCGCTGGAACGACCGCCGTCGGCGGGCAGCCATCGCCGTCGCTGCGGGAATACGCAGGCTCGCTCGCCCGAAAGGCCCGAACCAACGGTGGCACGGCCGAACCCGAGACGGATCAGCTGGCGAGACTCGTCTCCGTCGATTCGGCCCCCGGCGACGGGGTTCGGACCTCGGCCGACCACTGA
- a CDS encoding cyclase family protein: protein MHDLTQPIETGMQTYPGDPAVSVESVATHDSAGYRESKLTCGTHTGTHVDAPAHTEADGKTLDEFDVAAFERLCRRVDCRDLDAREPIPIDRVPTVAADVDCLVFWTGWDEHWDTDQYLDHPYLSPAAAERCAEQGLAVGVDTLNPDPTPSERAARDEPDGFPAHHAILGSGLLIFENLRNLGAVGERFELRAYPLRLDGDGAPVRAVGVDRR, encoded by the coding sequence ATGCACGACCTTACACAACCGATCGAGACGGGGATGCAGACCTATCCCGGCGATCCGGCCGTCAGCGTCGAGTCGGTCGCGACCCACGACTCGGCTGGCTACCGGGAATCCAAACTCACCTGCGGAACTCACACTGGAACCCACGTCGATGCCCCCGCCCACACTGAAGCAGATGGGAAAACCCTCGACGAGTTCGACGTGGCGGCCTTCGAGCGACTTTGCCGTCGCGTGGACTGCCGCGACCTCGACGCCCGCGAGCCGATCCCCATCGACCGCGTGCCGACGGTCGCCGCCGACGTGGACTGTCTCGTCTTCTGGACTGGCTGGGACGAACACTGGGACACGGACCAGTATCTCGATCACCCGTATCTCTCGCCGGCGGCCGCCGAACGCTGTGCCGAACAGGGGCTGGCCGTCGGCGTCGACACGCTGAATCCCGATCCGACGCCGAGCGAGCGGGCGGCGAGGGACGAGCCAGACGGGTTTCCCGCCCATCACGCGATTCTGGGGTCAGGACTGCTGATATTCGAGAACCTGCGGAACCTCGGGGCAGTCGGGGAACGCTTCGAACTCCGGGCGTATCCACTCAGACTGGACGGCGACGGTGCGCCGGTCCGGGCGGTCGGCGTCGATCGACGCTGA
- a CDS encoding DUF998 domain-containing protein, producing the protein MDLASWWDQPIGGLREFDRRRLAGGALVVAGTLITIGITVAGSLYPGYSIHAQTISELGATDASGQLVQPAATVFALSMGTGGGLVILAGLAARSALGPRLAGAFTATGVGVLGVAAFPVHVGAPHAIAALVAFAGGGVTALLAAVETRGTIRWLSAGLGASTLLALVAFLALGGDTPLGIGGLERLVSLPIQCFTILFGGWLLGTTERQ; encoded by the coding sequence ATGGACCTGGCCAGCTGGTGGGACCAGCCGATCGGCGGGCTGCGTGAATTCGACCGCCGGCGACTGGCCGGCGGGGCCCTCGTCGTCGCCGGCACGCTCATCACGATCGGGATCACCGTCGCCGGGTCGCTCTACCCCGGGTATTCGATCCACGCCCAGACGATCAGCGAACTCGGTGCGACGGACGCCTCGGGCCAGCTCGTCCAGCCCGCCGCGACGGTGTTCGCGCTCTCGATGGGGACTGGGGGCGGTCTCGTGATCCTGGCGGGTCTGGCGGCCCGGTCCGCCCTCGGCCCACGACTGGCCGGCGCGTTCACCGCGACCGGGGTGGGCGTTCTCGGCGTCGCCGCGTTCCCAGTCCACGTCGGCGCTCCCCACGCGATCGCCGCACTCGTGGCGTTCGCCGGCGGCGGTGTCACGGCGCTGCTCGCCGCCGTTGAAACACGTGGCACGATCCGTTGGCTGTCGGCTGGACTCGGCGCAAGCACGCTACTCGCGCTCGTGGCGTTTCTGGCGCTTGGCGGTGACACACCCCTCGGCATCGGCGGGCTCGAACGGCTGGTGAGTCTCCCGATTCAGTGCTTTACGATCCTCTTTGGCGGCTGGCTGCTGGGCACCACCGAACGTCAGTGA
- a CDS encoding Lrp/AsnC family transcriptional regulator, producing the protein MELNDIDRALVDALLEDGRASIEDLAADVGVATETVERRIEGLEDAGVLTGYAATIDDDELGYDVTAVIRVRTGGATQGIREALGEYPWVRSAYEVTGEDDFLLVGRFRDTDDMHQHVAELLTEATVRSVTADVVVDTIRACEPLSPRKPAE; encoded by the coding sequence ATGGAATTAAATGATATCGACCGCGCGCTCGTCGACGCCCTCCTCGAAGACGGTCGTGCGTCGATCGAGGACCTCGCTGCAGACGTCGGAGTCGCCACGGAAACCGTCGAACGCCGGATCGAGGGCCTGGAGGACGCCGGCGTCCTCACGGGGTACGCCGCGACGATCGACGACGACGAACTCGGCTACGACGTGACGGCCGTCATTCGCGTTCGAACGGGCGGTGCGACCCAGGGTATCAGAGAGGCACTCGGCGAGTACCCCTGGGTGCGATCGGCCTACGAGGTGACTGGGGAGGACGACTTCCTCCTGGTCGGGCGGTTCCGTGACACCGACGACATGCACCAGCACGTCGCCGAACTGCTCACGGAAGCGACGGTCCGGTCGGTCACCGCCGACGTGGTCGTCGACACCATCCGGGCCTGCGAACCGCTCTCGCCGAGAAAACCGGCCGAATAG
- a CDS encoding P-II family nitrogen regulator, giving the protein MSETETDETMDDPDGEIKLVMAMIRPDRLGAVKQALAEVGAPSLTVTQVSGRGSQAAKKGQWRGEEYVVDLLQKVKIECVVAEVPAEDVVEAIREAAHTGEKGDGKIFVLPVEDAVQVRTGESGPEAV; this is encoded by the coding sequence ATGAGTGAAACCGAGACTGACGAAACTATGGACGACCCCGACGGCGAGATCAAACTCGTCATGGCGATGATCCGACCCGATCGGCTGGGTGCGGTCAAGCAGGCACTCGCGGAAGTCGGCGCACCGTCGCTGACGGTGACGCAGGTCTCCGGTCGGGGCTCACAGGCCGCAAAGAAGGGCCAATGGCGCGGCGAGGAGTACGTCGTCGACCTCCTCCAGAAGGTCAAAATCGAGTGTGTCGTCGCCGAAGTCCCTGCGGAGGACGTCGTCGAGGCGATCCGCGAGGCGGCTCACACCGGCGAGAAGGGCGACGGGAAAATCTTCGTCCTGCCGGTCGAGGACGCCGTCCAGGTCCGCACCGGCGAGAGCGGCCCCGAGGCAGTCTGA